The following DNA comes from Methanobrevibacter ruminantium.
GTCTACTTCTTTTACTTCTGCGTAAGTAATTAATTCAATGTTTTCGTGTTTGTTTGTGTCTACCATCTTAGGTGCGAGAATACACATGGAACAGTCTAAGGTAGGGAAGGTTTTGTCTAATTGACCCATTCTTCCACCGATAGTTGGGTTTCTTTCTACCATGTAGGTTTTGAATCCCATATCCGCTAAGTCTAATGCAGATTGAATACCTGCTACTCCACCACCGATAACAAGACATTTGTTGTCTACTGCCACTTTAGAAGCTTCGAGAGGTTCTAATAATCTTGCTTTTGCAACAGCCATACGAGTTAAGTCTTTTGCTTTTGCAGTTGCTTCAGCAGGTTGGGTCATGTGTACCCAAGAGTCTTGTTCTCTTAAGTTAGCAAATTCAAATAAGAACTTGTTTAATCCAGCTTCTTCTACACATCTTCTGAAGGTAGGTTCGTGAAGTCTTGGAGAACATGCTGCTACTACGATTCTGTTTAAGTTGTGTTCTTTAATGTCTTCTTGAATAAGACTTTGACCTGGGTCAGAACACATGTATTTGTAATCTTTTGCAATAACTACGTTAGGTAAAGTTTTTGCGTATTCTGCTACTTCAGGACAGTTTACGACTCCACCAACGTTTACACCACAGTGGCAAACATATACTCCCACTCTAATTTCTTCGTTATTAATTTCTTCTGCCATTAAATCACCTTGTACAAGTAAAATGATTAATCATTTGATCTAATTTTTTAAATATATTATATATAAAATATTAGACAGTTTAATTTTTCTAAAAAGTGAATATATAAAGGTTTCTATAAATAAGTAGGAGTAAAGTATATATATGAAGAAATTTTAAATTGATTAAAGGTGGATAAATTAACAAATAACGATTATTTAGAATTATTTTAATTAAATAATATTAAATAATGAGTTATATAAGAAATAAAATAAATTTACATCTTTTAATTGGAAAATAAAATAGATTTTGATAAGCCTAAAAAATAAAAAAAATACAATGAAAATTTCAAAAAAGGGTGGAAAAGCCTTTAAAAATTGAAAAATTTCCGAACAAAAATTAGAGTCCTAATCAATTAAAAATTAATTTAAATAAAAAATAGTTATTATTAAGTTAAAAAAATGATTATTGATAATTTTAAAGCTTAAATAGTAATAAATTAAGATTATTTTAAAATTTAAGCTAATCTAAATCATAATAAAAGTAGTGTAACCTTTTATGCAACACCAAAATACCATGAAATTATGCCAATTAAAATAAGTAAAAAAATTGATGAAAATCCATTAAATGTTCGTTAAAGGATAAACATTAAGAATATAGGAATTGTTACAAGACTGAATACTGTGGATGTGAAAATGCAATCAGAAGTAAGTTCCCAATCCAATCTATAGGTAACGGCCAATACCAATCCCAACATTGCAGATGACATAGCAGCTTCAATAAATCCAATAGTATGTTCAAATCCGGTTATGTGAAGTAAAGACAATACTCCTAATGCGATTAAAGGATAAATGATCAATTTTATAATTGAGGCCAAACCTACCTCCTTGAAATGATGCTTCAAGCCATCGATCTTTAAGGACAATCCTAATGATATCATAATGAGTGGAATGGTAGCCCCTGCCAAATAGGTCACCACAGTAGACCCGACAGAGGTAATTGGAATACTGAATATGTTGAATGTTATTCCCAATATGATTGACCATAGAGGCAGGAAGGTTAAGATCTTTCGAATACCAACCTTAATTTCACCATCAAAAATCAATATCAAAATAAAGCTTAAGACTACAAAAATTATTGAAGTGGAAATATCACAGAATACAGCCCTTATCATGCCGGCATTACCAAAGATTCCTTGAGTGATAGGATAACCTAAAAAACCTGTGTTTCCTAAAACCACAACTATGACAAGACTCCAAATTTTCCTCTTGTCCCATCCTAAAAAATTAAGTAGCAAATAAGTTAATACTCCCACTATTAAACTAGTTATTAACATGTAAACTGTTAAAATACTTAATCTTGGAAGCAAGGAAACATCAGCAGTATACAAAGCATTGAAAATCATACATGGTAGAGCCATATTGATTACTATATTATTTAGTGTTTCGACATCCTCCTCTTTCAAAAGACCAATCTTTTTAGATAAGGTCCCTACCAATATCATCACAATGATTGAAACAATAATAATCCTATAGTCCATACAACCAACTAAATAATTCAATAATTAAAAAAATAAAATATGTTAATAAATTAAATTTATTAAAATAAGTTAAAATAGTTTTTGTAAAATTGAAAAAAAATAATGAAAATAAAAAAAGAAATAATTAGGAGTTATTACTCCCAATTAGTGAAAATGTTTTAATCAAATTTTTTAAAAGTTTGCTTAGTCCACAATACCATCAGTAGTTACTTTAAATACAGCTTCTCCTTCCGGTAAGTGAGGACTGTCTACTAATCTAGCGATTCTCTTACCTGCTAAACCTTTCTTCAACCAGATTCTGTAAGTGGAAGCGTGCCCTAATACGTGTCCACCAATAGCTTTTGTTGGACTTCCGAAGAAGGCATCAGGTCTTGCTTGAACTTGGTTTGTAAGGAAAACTGCAACATTGTAGGTATTTGCAACTTGTTGCAATGCATGCAAGTGTTGGTTTAATTTTTGTTGTCTTACAGCTAAGGATTCTCTTCCAACATATTCTGCTCTGAAGTGTGCCATAAGGGAGTCAACAATGACCAATCTCACATTAACACCACTTTGAATCAATTCATTGATCTTTTCAGCCATCAAGATTTGGTGAGAAGAGTTGAATGCTCTTGCAATGTGAATTTTTCTTAAGACTTCTTCATGGTCAAGCCCAAATGCATCTGCGATTTGTTCTACCCTTTCAGGTCTGAAAGTGTTTTCTGTATCAATGAATACACATTCTCCATCTAAACCACCTTTTTCTTTAGGCAATTGGACAGTAACAGCCAATTCGTGAGAAATTTGACTTTTACCTGATCCGAATTCACCGAAAACTTCAGTAATAGCTTGGGTTTCGATTCCACCACCGATTAACTCATCTACACCTTTACTTCCAGTGGTTATACGGCCAACATCACGTCTTCTTTCCATTACATCAAATGCTGTTTCAAAATCAATTTTTTCAGCTCTACGTGCTGCTTCAATAACTTTTTCAGCTACTCCTTCACCGATTTCTGCCTTTACAGCTAATTCTTTAGCAGTAGCAGTAGCTAATCTCATCATATCAGCAAAACCAGCTTCTCTTAATTTTTCAGCAGTTTTTTCTCCAACATTAGGTAAGTCTTCAAGTTCTACCATAAATATCAACCCATTAAACAAATTTATTAAAGTTCATCATACTATAAATCAAGGCTTAAAACTCATTTTTAAAAATCTTTTTAGGTCTAAGCCTTATTTCTTCATCATAATTATTGTAAGTTACATCAGCAAGCAATTCTAAGGTTCTTCCTTCAAGATCCATTGCTTTAGTTTCCAAGAATCCAATATCCCCTTCACTTTCCTCATATAAGGCAACTATATCATCATGTTTCATATCCAATAATTGTTCAACCAATTCATTGAAGAAAGTTACTTGAATTTCGCCAGTATCATCAGTGAGTTTTCCAGGAAGCATCAATAGATATTTAGGTTTATCTATATAATTTCCACAATGAGGACATTCCTCTTCATCCTCATCTTCAAGTGTACGGTTACAGACAGGACATTTTGGCATTAAAATCCTTTCTATGAATGGATCTGAGAATGTACCTTTTATTTTTACGCTTCTATCTTCCAATTCAAGACCTGCAATGTCTTTTGAAGTGTACAATATGTTTTGCAATTCTTCAATGTCTGGAAGACTGGTTAATTCATTGTAGGACGGCTGCAATATATTAGTTGAATTGCCTATGGACAACTCTACACGATTGCTCATATCATTGTAGTTGATACGTGGATTTTGGATTTTGATTGCCTCATTGATATCATAAGGCAAATTGGTCTTATCGTCCCATAATGTTACTGGTATGAAGCCTGAATCGTCACCGATTGTCATGTTTCTAACTAAACCTTTAGTTCCATCTTGCCTTTCGAATTCACGAGTGTCCTCAATTTCCAAGATTCTTGCTACAACTTTGATGTTCATGTCATCTTCATCTATATCAAAGATCTTCTTAGTTTCATAGATTTGCTCTTCTAACTCTTCAAATGAAGGCAAATCAGATGATTCAGCATCAGTAAGCTCAATCACTCTAGTTGTTTTTCCAACATTAAGTTCGACTTCGTACATTCCTAATCTGGTTCTGGCATTTTCAACTTGATATGCTTTTCCAATGCCATAGGAAGCTTCTGCCTTCTCATCCCAGAATGAGATTCTCACTTTTCCAGTTGAGTCTGCAATATCTCCAGAACGAACAAAACCGGTAGTGCCGTCATCCCTTTGGAATGAATGGGAATCGTTAAGGGTGATTAATCTACCAATGATATCAACTTCCTCTCCATCATCTTCATGATCTTGAACTTCTCTAATGGTGATTGGACCCAATTTACTTGCAATTTCATTTAAACTTTCAGCTAAATCTTCATTTTCTTCAGGATTAACTCTTAATTCTGTATTCCAATTGGTGTTTACTCTGTATCCACTGGTTGCATAATCATCGTATTCGATATTACCGCCCATAACTTTAAGGATATCTCCTTTGGATACTTTTAGTTTAGTGTCATCTCCCCAGAGAGTGACTCTTATGGAGCCAGTTTCATCAGTGATTTCAATTGATTTCACGAAACCTTTGGTTCCATCCTGTCTATCAAATTGGATAGTGTCTTGGATTTTAGTTACAATACCTATCAAAGTAACATCCTTGATTTCTTGGGCTCCACCAATTTTGATGATGTTTTCCTCATATTCAGGAATGTCATAGTCTCCTTCAACCTTAAGGATTCTACCGTCCCAATGGGATAATGAGATTTCACCGTTTCTTTCTCTGGATTGCTCATTAAGGATTTTGACAATGTCTCCTTCTTTCAAATCAAGAGTGTCAATTAATTTAACGTCCTTATTCCATAATGTGTAAGCGATTTTTCCAGTCTTATCCTGAATTTCAAGTGAAGTCACTTTTCCTTTCTTACCATTGCTTTCATATGAATGAGGAGTAGGAACCCTGATTAATCTTCCGATAATGCTAACCTTTTCATCAGGAACAATATCTGCAATTGAAACAATTTTTTCTTCATAAACCGGGAACTCCGCAATGTTGTTTGGATAGTTTTCACTTGTCTCATCTATTGATCTAAGCAAAGATCTGGGACGTAATGAAAACTCTTTGCCTCCTCTGAAACCATCCTTACAATCAATCTCTGAAATTTCAACAATGTCTCCTTCACTGATATGCTTGAGATGCTTAATGTTTTCAGACCAGAGAACAAGTCTTACTTCACCTGTATTATCAGCAATTTGCATATTTGCAAGCTGTCCATCCTCTCCTTTTCTTGAAGTGAATGATTTCGGATTGGAAATAGACATTACTCTTGCAATAACACTAAATCCTTGACGACCCGGTTCAACTTCAGCAATTGTTTTTGGAGTGTCAACATCAAAATTAGATACAGTTTCGCCTTTAGTTTCCTCACCAGTGAATGGATTTACCACCATATCTATGAAATCTTTATCACTGAAAAAGGAAGCATCTTTGTATTCTTCTTTAAATTTATTAAATTTGTCTATGAATTCATCTTTTGATAAAGCGTCTTGAACTTTTTCCCAACCATCTTTAATGTATTGGAAATCTTCTTCACTAATATCTTCAGCTAAATTCATTCCATTGAAAAATTCTTTATCCATACCAAACCCTCGTTTTTTTTAAATTATAAATTTAGTAAAAATAATCAAATAAAATAATGATCATTTGACAATTTGCCATTCACTTAAAGTTTTTTGAAATAAGTGTTGATTAACTATGATCATTATTTTATCACAATTTTTTCAAGTTAAATTATAATTTAATTTTTGCTATATATAATAATTAAGACAGAGCATTTGAAAACTAATAGTACCCTTTCAACTGAAAAAATAAAGGACAACAAAACGGCCCATTAATCCCCAAAGCCTTTTTAAAAATGTAACCATATAAGATAATCAAATAATGAAATAAGAATAAATAATCATAAAACAAACATTTGTAAAATAAACGATTCTTAAAATTTATCAAACATTTTATTTTTTAAAATTTATTTTTCAAATCATTAAATTCATTATAATTATATATTTATAATCTATATTATTTTAATATTTTTAATATTGGAATTTTTAAAAAATTCTTAGATAAACAAATCACAATAATTATCAAATCATGTTAAATTCTTAAACGAAAATCATTAGGATTCAAGTATAAATATTAAAACATTGTAGCTTATAAAAGTTATGTACATATCGCAAATTAAAATTTTTTGTTTATTCTAATTTCAAAACTTTCAATCTATGTGGCAAATTTTTAAAAATTAAGTCTGTAATTATCAATTAAATAACTAAATATATAAAGATATGCTTTTTTTCATTAAAATAATACAAAATTGCATTAATTTAGCAATTTTAAGTGATAAAAACAATTTAATTAAAAAATAACAAGATTGAAACAATTTTAAAATGAGATAAAAAAATAGAATAATAATTGAAATTTCAAAGATTATGAAATTGACTAAAAAGATGATTAATATGCATTTTCATCTCTTTTGAAAATAGTCTTTAGCATGATTTGAATGTCTAAAGCCAAGCTCCAGTTTTCTACGTAACGAATATCGTATTCAATACGCTTTTCAATTGAAGTGTTTCCCCTATAACCATTGACTTGTGCAAGACCTGTAAGTCCTGGTCTTACCTGGTGCTTAACCATGTATTTAGGAATTGTCTTCTTGAACTGCTCAACAAAGTATGGCCTTTCCGGACGAGGGCCTACAACACTCATCTCCCTTTTCAATACATTGAAGAATTGAGGCAATTCGTCGATACTCATTTTTCTGATGAATGTTCCAACTCTTGTTTTCCTTGGATCGTCTTGAGTTGTCCATTGGGATTTCTCTTCATCCTCATCCTGAACCTTCATGCTTCTGAACTTATACATCATGAATGGCTTTCCATTATACCCAATTCTTTCCTGCTTGAAGATAATTGGGCCTGGAGATTCCAATTTAATTGCAATAGCTGTAATCAGCATGATTGGAGAGGTTATTATAATTGCAACAATAGCTACAAA
Coding sequences within:
- a CDS encoding AEC family transporter; this translates as MDYRIIIVSIIVMILVGTLSKKIGLLKEEDVETLNNIVINMALPCMIFNALYTADVSLLPRLSILTVYMLITSLIVGVLTYLLLNFLGWDKRKIWSLVIVVVLGNTGFLGYPITQGIFGNAGMIRAVFCDISTSIIFVVLSFILILIFDGEIKVGIRKILTFLPLWSIILGITFNIFSIPITSVGSTVVTYLAGATIPLIMISLGLSLKIDGLKHHFKEVGLASIIKLIIYPLIALGVLSLLHITGFEHTIGFIEAAMSSAMLGLVLAVTYRLDWELTSDCIFTSTVFSLVTIPIFLMFIL
- the radA gene encoding DNA repair and recombination protein RadA gives rise to the protein MVELEDLPNVGEKTAEKLREAGFADMMRLATATAKELAVKAEIGEGVAEKVIEAARRAEKIDFETAFDVMERRRDVGRITTGSKGVDELIGGGIETQAITEVFGEFGSGKSQISHELAVTVQLPKEKGGLDGECVFIDTENTFRPERVEQIADAFGLDHEEVLRKIHIARAFNSSHQILMAEKINELIQSGVNVRLVIVDSLMAHFRAEYVGRESLAVRQQKLNQHLHALQQVANTYNVAVFLTNQVQARPDAFFGSPTKAIGGHVLGHASTYRIWLKKGLAGKRIARLVDSPHLPEGEAVFKVTTDGIVD
- a CDS encoding OB-fold nucleic acid binding domain-containing protein, translating into MDKEFFNGMNLAEDISEEDFQYIKDGWEKVQDALSKDEFIDKFNKFKEEYKDASFFSDKDFIDMVVNPFTGEETKGETVSNFDVDTPKTIAEVEPGRQGFSVIARVMSISNPKSFTSRKGEDGQLANMQIADNTGEVRLVLWSENIKHLKHISEGDIVEISEIDCKDGFRGGKEFSLRPRSLLRSIDETSENYPNNIAEFPVYEEKIVSIADIVPDEKVSIIGRLIRVPTPHSYESNGKKGKVTSLEIQDKTGKIAYTLWNKDVKLIDTLDLKEGDIVKILNEQSRERNGEISLSHWDGRILKVEGDYDIPEYEENIIKIGGAQEIKDVTLIGIVTKIQDTIQFDRQDGTKGFVKSIEITDETGSIRVTLWGDDTKLKVSKGDILKVMGGNIEYDDYATSGYRVNTNWNTELRVNPEENEDLAESLNEIASKLGPITIREVQDHEDDGEEVDIIGRLITLNDSHSFQRDDGTTGFVRSGDIADSTGKVRISFWDEKAEASYGIGKAYQVENARTRLGMYEVELNVGKTTRVIELTDAESSDLPSFEELEEQIYETKKIFDIDEDDMNIKVVARILEIEDTREFERQDGTKGLVRNMTIGDDSGFIPVTLWDDKTNLPYDINEAIKIQNPRINYNDMSNRVELSIGNSTNILQPSYNELTSLPDIEELQNILYTSKDIAGLELEDRSVKIKGTFSDPFIERILMPKCPVCNRTLEDEDEEECPHCGNYIDKPKYLLMLPGKLTDDTGEIQVTFFNELVEQLLDMKHDDIVALYEESEGDIGFLETKAMDLEGRTLELLADVTYNNYDEEIRLRPKKIFKNEF